CCATCAATTTGAATATGTCCAATCGGTTGACAGAAGGCCGTACCGTCGCGATGACGAATGGTGAGCAGGGTGATTTCATAGTCGAAATCAACGAAGCCTTCTACAATCACCTTACCTTGCCCTGCGCGCCCACCTTCTTGTGCATATTGCCAGGCCTGGTGAATCTGATCCTGGCTTTTAATCACACTTTGGCCTTTACCGGATGAACTCATAATTGGTTTTACCACACAGGGCAAGCCAATATCCGCGATGGCTTGTTCAAATTCCGCAAAGGTTTGCGCAAAGGCATAAGCGGAGGTTGTTAGCCTCAGTGTTTCTGCCGCTAAACGTCGAATTCCCTCGCGGTTCATGGTCAATTGCGTCGCTTTTGCGGTAGGAATTACCTGAAAACCTTCCGCTTCTAATTCGGCAAGCGTATCCGTCGCAATCGCTTCAATTTCAGGCACGATATAATGAGGTTGTTCTTGTTCGATAACCTGGCGTAAGGCGGCCCCATCCAGCATACTAATCACGTGGCTGCGATCAGCAACCTGCATTGCAGGCGCATTGGCATAACGATCCACCGCAATCACTTCCACGCCCAAGCGTTGTAATTCAATGACGACTTCCTTACCTAACTCGCCGGAACCGCACAACATAACTCGCGTCGCTGTGGCCGAAAATGGCGTGCCTAGTGTAACCATAACTTATCCTTCAAATTGTTTAATCATCGCGACCACGACGCGTGTTGAGTGATCTGCCGCCTGGGCTAAAAAGGCATCAAATGCGATAACATTTTCCTTCCCCGCAATATCCGACAGCGCACGAATAATCACAAATGGCATTTCAAACTGATGGCAGACTTGCGCAACGGCCGCCGCTTCCATTTCACAGGCAATCATTTCTGGAAATTTAGTACGGGTATGAGCCACGTCTTCAAGAAGATGCACAAAGCGATCACCGGTAGCAATTAAGCCGTGCATATGGGTGACCTCGCCCAAACTTTCAATCGCTAGTTTGGCTTTGGCAATCAGCATTTCGTCCGGAATAAAACAGGCTGGCAGGCCTGGTAACTGCCCATGCACATAGCCAAAGGGTGTGACATCGACATCGTGATGGCAAACCGAGCTGCTGATGACAATATCACCGACCTCTAAATCGGTATGAAAGCCCCCTGCCGAGCCGGTATTAATGACCGCTTGTGGTGCAAAACGGTCAATTAAAATAGCCGTGCTCATAGCCGCATTCACTTTACCAATGCCCGAACGTAACAACACCACGTCACGATCCGCTATGCGGCCTTGGTAAAACTCAAAACCAGCAATTTTGATGGTTTCACGATCAACGAGTTGTTCACGCAATAAGATAATTTCTTCTTCCATCGCCGCGATAACAGCAATAGGTGCTGTTTGATGCAAACTCGCTGGTTGACTCATACGGCGTTGCCTAGCTCGCGTAATTGATCGGCCGATAGCAGTAAATCTTCATTTTTCATAACACCGATGTTTTGATCAATTATTGCTTGCGCAATGGCTTTTGCTTCATCCAAAGAATGCATGGTGCAGGTGCCGCACTGATACACATTTAATTCCGGGATATCCGCTTCGGTTTTTACCGCCAACACGTCTTGCATTGCCGCTAACCAGGCCTGGGCAACTCGTTGCTCGTCCGGTTCACCAATCAAGCTCATGTAGAAGCCGGTGCGGCAACCCATGGGTGACACATCGATAATTTCGACCCCATCGCCATTTAAATGCTGACGAATAAAACCGGCAAACAAGTGTTCCAGTGTATGAATACCACGCTCGCCTAAAATCTCTTTGTTGGGACGACAAAAACGTAAATCGAATACGGTAATAGTGTCACCTTTAGGCGATGTCATGGTTTTGGCAACTCGCACAGCGGGCGCAGGCATAATGGTGTGGTCAACTCGGAAGCTATCAAGTAATGGCATAAATCTTCTCCAATAAAACTACGATTTTAACAAATGCACCGCTTTTGGGTGATGAATCTTGGTCAGTTTGTCGAAATGCGTATAAACTAGCCTAAATGAGTGCAAGTTATTAAGGAGATATGATGGGATTTGAAACATTGTTTTTATTAGCGGTAGGCGGTTTTTTGCTGGGTTACAGCCTTTATGACCGTGAAAAAGGGAAACTTGTACGCGGCTTTGTAGCCTTTTTTGGTTTGGCGTTTTTATCTGCCGCGGTGGTCAGCTATCTGTATTTATAGTGTGGATGTTTTTGCAGATGAAAAAAACCCTCAATTAAGAGGGTTTATTGTAATGTGCGAGCGGAGAGACTCGAACTCTCACACCAAAGGCACCAGAACCTAAATCTGGCGTGTCTACCAATTCCACCACGCTCGCAATGCGTTTCGAATAAGGCTGAATCAGCATTATTCAGAATTTGAGTGGTGGCTGCACCTGGAATCGAACCAGGGACACACGGATTTTCAATCCGTTGCTCTACCAACTGAGCTATGCAGCCAAATAACAAGTCGGCGTATTATAGATACGGGCCTTACGGGTGTCAAATGGTATTTCAAAAAAATGTCGAAATTGTGCAGGTGAAAAATTTAATGACAGTTAGCTTTCTAAGTAGCGATTATAACAACGATTTATTGCGACGCATCATGTCGCATATAGCTGCGCATTCTGTGTTCCAGATTCCTATCTGCCAGTATCATAATAGGTTGATCTGTAGGCTATGGTTTAAGTTTTATAAAGGGGGGTTAGATCTATATGGATGAACGGATTATATTTGGGCTGGCCGTGGCGTTTCTGTTGCTTATTATCGGACTACTCTGGCATCAGTGGGCGTTGTTGAAAGTTAAATATGCTGATGAGCACGCAAAAGTAGCGACACTAGAGACTTATCAACAACAATTTCAGCAACTTAGCGAAGATTACCGTGTGTTGGAAAGTCGCTATGAAGCTGCCCAAACCCATTTTGCGCAAGAGCGCGAACAATTTAGCAGCACGAAAGCGGCGTTAACCCACGAATTTGAAAGTCTGGCGCAACGAATTTTTGAACAGCAGGGGCAGCAATTCTCACAACACAATCAAACTCAATTAAGTCAACTGCTACAACCTTTTCGTGAGCAGGTGTCTAGTTTTCAGCAGCGGGTGAATGAAGTACACGATGCGGCAACTCGTGGCCAGGCAGGCCTGCAAGCGGAATTGCGTAAAGTGATGGAGTTAGGCATTAGCATGAGCCAAGAGGCGCATAACCTAACCAAAGCGTTAAAAGGCGATGCCCAGCAGCGAGGCGCGTGGGGTGAGGCGCAATTGCGTCGCACCCTTGAAATGAGTGGATTAATTGAGTCGACCCATTTTAGCGCACAGGAATCCTATAAGGATGGGCAGCATAAAGATAAACGTACTGATTTTGTGATTAAGCTTCCCGATGCGAAACATCTCATTTTAGACTCTAAAGTGTCGCTTATTGCCTATGACCGTTGGATGTCGGCTGAGGATGAGCCGGCAAAATCTGCCGCTCTGCAAGAGCATTGCCAAGCCGTTCGACGTCATATGAAGGACCTTGCCAGCAAGGATTACACCCAGTTAATTGGTCTAAAAAGCCCTAGTTTTGTGCTGATGTTTATGCCGATTGAACCCGCGTATATTGCGGCCCTGCAAGGTGACGCAACCCTGTTTGATGACGGTTATAATCAAGGAGTTATTCTAGTATCTCACACTACGTTATTGCCGATTTTGCGTACCGTTGCAAATTTATGGACGCTGGCGCAAAGTCAAGATGAAGCTCAAGAGTTAGGTGAAAAAGCCGGTGAGATTTATCAACAAGTCAGTATGATTGCCGACCGGCTCAATAAATTAGGTACCAGCCTAAGCGCGGCCAGCAACCATTACAACAGTACCGTCACGGCTTTAGCCGGTAACCAGGGCTTGTATGGCAAAGTAGCACGTTTTAGTCAGTTATCGACTAAAGTACAAAAGTCATTACCTGCGATAGAGCCCAAATCCATCGATCTAGATCAGGCGCGCTTAGTGGCCTTACTTGATGAGACAGGGAGCTAAAGTGGGTTTAAAACTTTGAATCAAAAAAAACGATAAAGCTGATAACGATCTTCAACCCTGCTTGTTTCGGCACGCGGGGTTTTTTATTGCCCATGAACTACGCAAACTTTGCTATGATCGGTCATCCATGCAAAATTTGTGCAATCTAACCGGGAATCCTGCTCATTGCGCTACCCTGTATAGATTTTGTATAACTTCATCGTTACAATAACAAAAATTTCGTATATAAGGAAATACTGTAATGCAGATGTCTAACAGCCTAATCAGCCAACCGGTTTTTCTTAATCAGGGTGACGTGGAAGAAAAGCGTGCCGAAATTAAAGCCTATTTCAACCAAACCTGGGAAAATTACGAAACACTATTCGAAACCCTGGTCAGCGATGATACTTTCTATTTACGCCCTTGCTCTTTGCGCCATCCATTGATTTT
This Thiomicrospira cyclica ALM1 DNA region includes the following protein-coding sequences:
- the purT gene encoding formate-dependent phosphoribosylglycinamide formyltransferase, which produces MVTLGTPFSATATRVMLCGSGELGKEVVIELQRLGVEVIAVDRYANAPAMQVADRSHVISMLDGAALRQVIEQEQPHYIVPEIEAIATDTLAELEAEGFQVIPTAKATQLTMNREGIRRLAAETLRLTTSAYAFAQTFAEFEQAIADIGLPCVVKPIMSSSGKGQSVIKSQDQIHQAWQYAQEGGRAGQGKVIVEGFVDFDYEITLLTIRHRDGTAFCQPIGHIQIDGDYRQSWQPHPMSSTALAAAQQMAEAVTSSLGGRGLFGVELFVKGDEVIFSEVSPRPHDTGLVTLISQDLSEFALHVRAILGLPIPNIAQHGPSASSVILPEGHSTQTAFSDLDTALAAPDTQLRLFGKPEIAGRRRMGVALARGNSIEEAIAKANAVAQSVKVHF
- the luxS gene encoding S-ribosylhomocysteine lyase; the encoded protein is MPLLDSFRVDHTIMPAPAVRVAKTMTSPKGDTITVFDLRFCRPNKEILGERGIHTLEHLFAGFIRQHLNGDGVEIIDVSPMGCRTGFYMSLIGEPDEQRVAQAWLAAMQDVLAVKTEADIPELNVYQCGTCTMHSLDEAKAIAQAIIDQNIGVMKNEDLLLSADQLRELGNAV
- the mtnN gene encoding 5'-methylthioadenosine/S-adenosylhomocysteine nucleosidase, which codes for MSQPASLHQTAPIAVIAAMEEEIILLREQLVDRETIKIAGFEFYQGRIADRDVVLLRSGIGKVNAAMSTAILIDRFAPQAVINTGSAGGFHTDLEVGDIVISSSVCHHDVDVTPFGYVHGQLPGLPACFIPDEMLIAKAKLAIESLGEVTHMHGLIATGDRFVHLLEDVAHTRTKFPEMIACEMEAAAVAQVCHQFEMPFVIIRALSDIAGKENVIAFDAFLAQAADHSTRVVVAMIKQFEG
- a CDS encoding DNA recombination protein RmuC, whose protein sequence is MDERIIFGLAVAFLLLIIGLLWHQWALLKVKYADEHAKVATLETYQQQFQQLSEDYRVLESRYEAAQTHFAQEREQFSSTKAALTHEFESLAQRIFEQQGQQFSQHNQTQLSQLLQPFREQVSSFQQRVNEVHDAATRGQAGLQAELRKVMELGISMSQEAHNLTKALKGDAQQRGAWGEAQLRRTLEMSGLIESTHFSAQESYKDGQHKDKRTDFVIKLPDAKHLILDSKVSLIAYDRWMSAEDEPAKSAALQEHCQAVRRHMKDLASKDYTQLIGLKSPSFVLMFMPIEPAYIAALQGDATLFDDGYNQGVILVSHTTLLPILRTVANLWTLAQSQDEAQELGEKAGEIYQQVSMIADRLNKLGTSLSAASNHYNSTVTALAGNQGLYGKVARFSQLSTKVQKSLPAIEPKSIDLDQARLVALLDETGS